Proteins encoded within one genomic window of Sphingomonas sp. NBWT7:
- a CDS encoding NAD-glutamate dehydrogenase domain-containing protein — MAKASMKALTQALADRLTHGALPGELDGFGPAEQAEAAAFLAATAERRAPGTVAIALDTLPGDGTARRMRLAIVNDDMPFLVDSIAGAIGAHDIAIDRIIHPVVPVSRDADGVLGGVGDSGTRESMIYIETERADARERRELVDDLTAGLADVRAAVADWRAMQATLAADAGMLEETGGDHEGAALMRWFLDRHFTLLGHERWLADGTSDRAPLGIARQPHEPALLAERSRRLAIDYFAAGKPAPLLLKSSLISPVHRRAPIDLVVVPLRDGGRITGLSIHAGLWTSAALNAPPRSVPVLRQRLAELEKKLGFDPAGHAGKALTHAMAALPHDLVTAVDAEAVESLALTAMSLADRPRPKLVLLRSALGRHLFAFAWLPRDDLTTARRVAIGEMLAEAANGTILNWSISLEDGTVAMLRYTIDLRQGGAVPDTAALDARLVKMVRGWERDVEAALAERLAPARAARLALRWAASFPANYRNLSTPEEAAEDILRVSELADAADRAVLIYPAVAGEDHRLKIYKSHGALALSEAVPVLENFGYRVIGELPTRLREDSDSFVHDFIVETRADVADIDRTVLEDAIADVLRGTAENDAFNRLMLVAGLTPAAVLLYRAWFRYLRQAGLAYGLTTVADALGRAPALAKALIDRFTLAHDPAATGDVAAIDAEIAAGLDAIVAIDDDRILRAFKAVIAATLRTNAFAPAAAEALAFKLDSARIPGLPAPLPWREIWVYSPRVEGIHLRAGPVARGGLRWSDRRDDFRTEILGLMKAQRVKNAVIVPTGAKGGFYPKQLPNPATDRDAWLAEGTESYRIFIRTLLSITDNIVAGKVVHPDGVRVHDGEDPYFVVAADKGTATFSDVANAIALDRGFWLGDAFASGGSQGYDHKAMGITAKGAWVSVQRHFAERGVDVQKDVIRVVGCGDMSGDVFGNGMLLSQTLKIVAAFDHRHIFLDPDPDPAVSWAERARLFSLPRSSWQDYDATLISAGGGVFPRAAKSIRLSPEIKAALDISADEIEPGALISAILKAPVDLIWFGGIGTYVKAAGENNAAVGDPANDRLRVDAEELRATAIGEGANLGVTQAARIAFSAKGGRINTDFIDNSAGVDCSDNEVNIKIALNREMAEGRLSFDDRNALLGAMTDDVAHLVLEDNRLQTLALSIAERGGARGVPSYVRAIEIFEASGRLDRRVEGLAANEDLLRRSAEGRGLTRPELAVLLSTAKLALQDAIEQAELGADKLLEPDLHAAFPPAMRERLAKAIDKHQLRGEIVATKLANRIVNRIGLLNPFELAEEEGAALSDVAAMFVVVERLFALDTLWLDIETTAMPEAGRLALFEGVARAVRGQVADLLRVVAPGTMPGDVLARIGKGVAKLETQATDLLLAEARTESARIAASLARAGAPDALAARVVRLSELDGAIGLVDLSGKSKTDETALTRAYTRLGEALGLDWAQAAATRLAPSDPWERLLVAGLVRDFEQMRLDFLAREGKRDPDAAVEAWLAENPARVAQFAAVVTRARQSATPNAAMLAQVASQARMLLGR, encoded by the coding sequence ATGGCGAAAGCATCGATGAAGGCGCTCACCCAGGCGCTGGCGGACCGGCTCACCCACGGCGCATTGCCGGGCGAGCTGGACGGGTTCGGCCCCGCGGAACAGGCGGAGGCGGCTGCGTTCCTCGCCGCCACGGCGGAGCGCCGCGCGCCCGGCACGGTTGCGATCGCGCTCGATACGCTGCCGGGTGACGGCACGGCGCGCCGCATGCGCCTCGCCATCGTCAACGACGATATGCCGTTCCTCGTCGATTCGATCGCCGGCGCGATCGGCGCGCACGACATCGCGATCGACCGCATCATCCATCCCGTCGTGCCCGTCAGTCGCGACGCCGACGGCGTGCTTGGCGGCGTCGGCGACAGCGGCACGCGCGAATCGATGATCTATATCGAGACCGAGCGCGCCGACGCGCGCGAACGGCGCGAGCTGGTCGACGATCTCACCGCCGGCCTCGCCGACGTGCGCGCCGCGGTGGCGGACTGGCGTGCGATGCAGGCGACGCTCGCCGCCGACGCCGGCATGCTCGAGGAGACGGGCGGCGATCACGAGGGCGCAGCGCTGATGCGCTGGTTCCTTGATCGCCATTTCACGCTGCTCGGCCACGAACGCTGGCTGGCAGACGGCACCAGCGACCGCGCGCCGCTCGGCATCGCGCGCCAGCCGCACGAACCGGCGCTGCTCGCCGAGCGCTCGCGTCGCCTCGCGATCGACTATTTCGCTGCCGGCAAGCCAGCGCCGCTGCTGCTGAAATCGAGCCTGATCTCGCCCGTCCATCGCCGCGCGCCGATCGATCTCGTCGTCGTCCCGCTGCGCGACGGCGGGCGGATCACCGGCCTCTCGATCCACGCCGGGCTGTGGACCTCCGCCGCACTCAACGCGCCGCCGCGCAGCGTGCCCGTGCTGCGCCAGCGGCTGGCCGAGCTCGAGAAGAAGCTCGGCTTCGATCCCGCCGGCCACGCCGGCAAGGCGCTGACGCACGCGATGGCCGCGCTGCCGCACGATCTTGTCACCGCGGTCGATGCCGAGGCGGTCGAGTCGCTCGCGCTCACCGCGATGAGCCTCGCCGATCGCCCGCGGCCCAAGCTCGTGCTGCTGCGCTCGGCGCTCGGCCGCCACCTCTTCGCCTTCGCGTGGCTGCCGCGCGACGATCTCACCACCGCGCGCCGTGTCGCGATCGGCGAGATGCTGGCGGAGGCAGCGAACGGCACGATCCTCAACTGGTCGATCTCGCTCGAAGACGGCACGGTGGCGATGCTGCGCTACACGATCGACCTGCGCCAGGGCGGCGCGGTGCCCGATACCGCCGCGCTCGACGCACGCCTCGTCAAGATGGTGCGCGGCTGGGAACGCGACGTCGAGGCCGCGCTCGCCGAGCGGCTGGCGCCGGCGCGCGCCGCGCGCCTCGCCTTGCGCTGGGCGGCGTCGTTCCCCGCCAATTATAGGAACCTCAGCACGCCCGAGGAGGCGGCGGAGGACATCCTGCGCGTATCCGAGCTCGCCGACGCGGCCGATCGCGCGGTGCTGATCTATCCTGCCGTGGCAGGCGAGGATCACCGACTCAAGATCTACAAGTCGCACGGCGCGCTGGCGCTGTCCGAGGCGGTGCCGGTGCTCGAGAATTTCGGCTATCGCGTGATCGGCGAACTGCCGACGCGGCTGCGCGAGGACAGCGACAGCTTCGTCCACGACTTCATCGTCGAGACGCGTGCCGACGTCGCCGATATCGATCGCACCGTGCTCGAGGACGCGATCGCCGACGTGCTGCGCGGCACCGCGGAGAACGACGCGTTCAACCGCCTGATGCTCGTCGCCGGGCTCACGCCCGCGGCGGTGCTGCTCTACCGCGCTTGGTTCCGCTATCTGCGCCAGGCAGGCCTCGCCTACGGCCTCACCACCGTCGCCGACGCGCTGGGCCGCGCGCCCGCGCTCGCCAAGGCGCTGATCGACCGCTTCACGCTGGCGCACGATCCTGCCGCGACGGGAGACGTCGCCGCGATCGATGCCGAGATCGCCGCCGGGCTCGACGCGATCGTCGCGATCGACGACGATCGCATCCTGCGCGCGTTCAAGGCGGTGATCGCGGCCACGCTGCGCACCAACGCCTTCGCCCCCGCCGCGGCCGAGGCGCTGGCGTTCAAGCTCGACAGCGCGCGCATCCCCGGCCTCCCCGCCCCGCTGCCGTGGCGCGAGATCTGGGTCTACTCGCCGCGCGTCGAGGGCATCCACCTGCGCGCCGGCCCGGTCGCGCGCGGCGGCCTGCGCTGGTCCGACCGGCGCGACGATTTCCGCACCGAAATCCTCGGGCTGATGAAGGCGCAGCGCGTCAAGAACGCCGTCATCGTGCCGACCGGCGCGAAGGGCGGCTTCTATCCAAAACAGCTGCCCAACCCCGCCACCGATCGTGACGCCTGGCTGGCGGAGGGGACGGAGAGCTACCGCATCTTCATCCGCACGCTTCTGTCGATCACCGACAACATCGTCGCCGGCAAGGTCGTCCATCCCGACGGCGTGCGCGTCCACGACGGCGAGGACCCCTATTTCGTCGTCGCCGCGGACAAGGGCACCGCGACGTTCAGCGACGTCGCCAATGCGATCGCGCTCGATCGCGGCTTCTGGCTGGGCGACGCCTTCGCCAGCGGCGGATCGCAGGGCTACGATCATAAGGCGATGGGCATCACTGCCAAGGGTGCGTGGGTCTCCGTCCAGCGCCACTTCGCCGAGCGTGGCGTCGACGTGCAGAAGGACGTGATCCGCGTCGTCGGCTGCGGCGACATGTCGGGCGACGTGTTCGGCAACGGCATGCTCCTGTCGCAGACGCTCAAGATCGTCGCGGCATTCGATCACCGCCACATCTTCCTCGATCCCGATCCCGATCCGGCGGTGAGCTGGGCGGAACGCGCGCGGCTGTTCAGCCTGCCGCGCTCAAGCTGGCAGGATTACGACGCCACGCTGATCTCGGCCGGCGGCGGCGTCTTCCCGCGCGCCGCCAAGTCGATCCGCCTGTCGCCTGAGATCAAGGCTGCGCTCGACATCTCGGCCGACGAGATCGAGCCCGGCGCGCTGATCTCCGCGATCCTCAAGGCGCCGGTCGACCTCATCTGGTTCGGCGGCATCGGCACCTATGTGAAGGCGGCGGGCGAGAATAACGCCGCGGTCGGCGATCCCGCCAACGATCGCCTGCGCGTCGATGCGGAAGAGCTGCGCGCGACGGCGATCGGCGAGGGCGCGAACCTCGGCGTCACGCAGGCTGCACGCATCGCGTTTTCCGCCAAGGGCGGGCGGATCAACACCGACTTCATCGACAATTCGGCCGGCGTCGATTGCTCGGACAACGAGGTCAACATCAAGATCGCGCTCAACCGCGAGATGGCCGAGGGCCGCCTCTCGTTCGACGATCGCAACGCACTGCTCGGCGCGATGACCGACGACGTCGCGCACCTCGTGCTGGAGGACAATCGCCTGCAGACGCTCGCGCTGTCGATCGCCGAGCGCGGCGGCGCGCGCGGTGTGCCGAGCTACGTGCGCGCGATCGAGATATTCGAGGCATCGGGGCGGCTCGATCGCCGCGTCGAAGGGCTGGCGGCGAACGAGGATCTGCTGCGCCGCTCGGCGGAAGGCCGCGGGCTGACGCGCCCCGAACTGGCGGTGCTGCTGTCGACCGCCAAGCTCGCGCTTCAGGACGCGATCGAGCAGGCCGAGCTCGGGGCCGACAAGCTGCTTGAGCCCGATCTCCACGCCGCCTTCCCGCCGGCAATGCGCGAGCGGCTCGCCAAGGCGATCGACAAGCACCAGCTGCGCGGCGAGATCGTCGCGACCAAGCTCGCCAACCGCATCGTCAACCGCATCGGCCTGCTCAATCCGTTCGAGCTCGCCGAGGAGGAAGGCGCCGCACTGAGTGACGTCGCTGCGATGTTCGTCGTCGTCGAACGACTGTTCGCGCTCGACACGCTGTGGCTCGATATCGAGACGACAGCGATGCCCGAGGCAGGTCGCCTCGCGCTGTTCGAGGGCGTCGCACGCGCCGTCCGTGGGCAGGTCGCCGATCTGCTGCGCGTCGTCGCGCCCGGCACGATGCCGGGCGACGTGCTCGCGCGCATCGGCAAGGGCGTCGCCAAGCTCGAGACGCAGGCGACCGACCTGCTGCTCGCCGAGGCGCGGACGGAAAGCGCGCGGATCGCCGCCTCGCTCGCCCGCGCCGGCGCCCCCGACGCGCTCGCTGCGCGCGTGGTGCGCCTGTCCGAACTCGACGGCGCGATCGGCCTCGTCGATCTCAGCGGTAAGTCGAAGACCGACGAGACCGCATTGACGCGCGCCTATACCCGGCTCGGCGAGGCGCTCGGGCTCGATTGGGCGCAGGCGGCGGCGACGCGGCTCGCTCCGTCCGATCCGTGGGAGCGACTGCTCGTCGCCGGGCTGGTGCGCGACTTCGAGCAGATGCGGCTCGACTTCCTCGCGCGC
- a CDS encoding haloacid dehalogenase type II: MAVAGVPKVLAFDVFGTVVDWRTSVARESAIFLQRIGRADIDATRFTDRWRYRYLDVMKRYRETGRSFTVLDVLHREMLDETLRGDGVDPAALDPALLQDWTFAWRRLAPWPDSVAGLARLKTRFPIVTLSNGNIALMLALARHAGLPWDAILGAEVTQAYKPDPEAYVGTARILGVAPGELCLVAAHHSDLAAARACGLATAYIARPDEYGGRRTADDDAAQDWDWSANSLVALADELGCPPAA; encoded by the coding sequence ATGGCGGTAGCTGGGGTGCCGAAGGTGCTGGCGTTCGACGTGTTCGGCACGGTGGTCGACTGGCGCACGAGCGTGGCGCGCGAATCCGCGATCTTTCTACAGCGGATCGGGCGGGCGGATATCGACGCTACGCGCTTCACCGACAGATGGCGCTATCGCTACCTCGACGTGATGAAGCGCTATCGCGAGACGGGGCGCAGCTTCACCGTGCTCGATGTTCTGCACCGCGAGATGCTCGACGAGACGCTGCGGGGCGACGGCGTCGATCCTGCCGCGCTCGACCCGGCGCTGTTGCAGGACTGGACGTTCGCCTGGCGGCGGCTCGCGCCTTGGCCCGACAGCGTCGCAGGGTTGGCGCGGCTGAAGACGCGATTTCCGATCGTGACATTGTCGAACGGCAATATCGCGCTGATGCTCGCGCTGGCGCGGCATGCGGGGCTGCCGTGGGATGCGATCCTGGGTGCGGAGGTGACGCAGGCGTACAAGCCTGATCCAGAGGCCTATGTGGGCACCGCGCGGATCCTGGGCGTAGCGCCCGGCGAACTGTGCCTCGTCGCCGCGCATCATAGCGATCTGGCCGCGGCGCGCGCGTGCGGACTCGCCACCGCCTATATCGCGCGACCTGACGAATATGGCGGGCGACGTACCGCGGACGACGACGCGGCGCAGGATTGGGACTGGTCGGCAAACAGCCTGGTGGCGCTGGCCGACGAGTTGGGGTGCCCGCCCGCCGCGTGA
- a CDS encoding TauD/TfdA family dioxygenase: MASQTLARAAERKIAPHIGVEFTDVDLNQLDDGTFAAMRDALADHGVVFVRDQQLTPEQHIAFARRWGTIDVNNYFPANGGHPEIAEVRKAENQQTNIGGGWHTDHSYDQVPAMGSILLARETPPSGGDTLFASLSAAFDSLSEGMKATLRTMRAVHSADHIYSADGIYSKTDQGADLKGHDVRTHAVHPVVIRHPRTGREILYVNPAFTLHFEGWTRAESQPLLTYLYQVAMRDEFQCRLQWSPGSIAIWDNRSTWHCAMNDYHGHRRLMHRITISGEPLN; the protein is encoded by the coding sequence ATGGCTTCGCAGACGTTGGCGCGCGCCGCCGAACGCAAGATCGCCCCGCATATCGGCGTCGAATTCACCGACGTCGATCTCAACCAGCTCGACGACGGCACCTTTGCCGCAATGCGCGATGCACTCGCCGATCACGGCGTCGTCTTCGTCCGCGATCAGCAGCTCACCCCCGAACAGCATATCGCCTTTGCGCGCCGTTGGGGGACGATCGACGTCAACAATTACTTCCCGGCGAACGGCGGCCATCCCGAGATTGCCGAGGTGCGCAAGGCGGAGAACCAGCAGACCAACATCGGCGGCGGCTGGCACACCGATCACAGCTACGATCAGGTGCCAGCGATGGGCTCGATCCTGCTCGCGCGCGAAACCCCGCCGAGCGGCGGCGACACGCTGTTCGCCAGCCTATCCGCCGCGTTCGATTCCTTGTCGGAAGGCATGAAGGCGACGCTGCGCACGATGCGCGCGGTCCATTCGGCCGACCATATCTACAGTGCCGACGGCATCTATTCGAAGACCGATCAGGGCGCCGATCTGAAGGGGCACGACGTGCGCACCCACGCCGTCCACCCCGTCGTCATCCGCCATCCGCGCACCGGGCGCGAGATCCTCTACGTCAATCCCGCCTTCACGCTGCATTTCGAAGGCTGGACGCGTGCAGAGAGCCAGCCACTGCTGACCTATCTCTATCAGGTGGCGATGCGCGACGAATTCCAGTGCCGGCTGCAATGGTCGCCCGGCTCGATCGCGATCTGGGACAATCGCTCGACGTGGCATTGCGCGATGAACGATTACCACGGCCACCGCCGGCTGATGCACCGCATCACCATCTCGGGCGAACCGCTCAACTGA
- a CDS encoding Crp/Fnr family transcriptional regulator, with the protein MTIADDLMPLLARSGWFARQPAALQRRLAAAGRVVSLAAGQWVYSQGDEGTGLCALLSGALRLEVALDAERDVLIGIATPPAILGQTQRRGGGPRIVTTRANVPSRVLLIADDALERVAAAEPGVWRAVNELVYAQLEEMTRVAARLLIQGPAARVAWRLLQIADGTEARIGQADLAELTGLSRKTVNAHLAAFEAAGAITRGYRGVRIVDASALSRMIG; encoded by the coding sequence GTGACAATTGCCGACGATCTGATGCCACTGCTGGCACGCAGCGGCTGGTTCGCGCGTCAGCCGGCCGCGTTGCAGCGGCGGTTGGCGGCGGCGGGGCGCGTCGTGTCGCTGGCGGCGGGGCAGTGGGTGTACAGCCAGGGCGACGAAGGCACCGGGCTGTGCGCACTGCTGAGCGGCGCGCTGCGGCTCGAGGTGGCGCTCGATGCCGAGCGCGACGTGCTGATCGGCATCGCGACGCCGCCCGCGATCCTGGGGCAGACGCAGCGGCGCGGCGGCGGGCCGCGGATCGTGACGACGCGCGCCAACGTGCCGTCGCGCGTGCTGCTGATCGCCGACGATGCGCTGGAGAGGGTGGCGGCGGCGGAGCCCGGCGTGTGGCGCGCGGTCAACGAGCTCGTCTACGCGCAGCTCGAGGAGATGACGCGCGTCGCGGCGCGGCTGCTGATCCAGGGCCCGGCGGCGCGCGTCGCGTGGCGTCTGCTGCAGATCGCCGATGGGACGGAGGCGAGGATCGGCCAGGCGGATCTCGCCGAGTTGACCGGCCTGTCGCGCAAGACGGTGAACGCGCATCTCGCGGCGTTCGAGGCGGCGGGAGCAATCACGCGCGGGTATCGCGGCGTGCGCATCGTCGATGCGTCGGCGCTGTCACGAATGATCGGGTAA
- a CDS encoding PepSY-associated TM helix domain-containing protein, with product MVQDARQVRVQRTARSAAPPAAPRARRRVRATFLKQVHLWHWVSAALSLAGMLLFAITGITLNHAASIGAEPKVTRAEAVLPPTAIAALRGARPAGAALPAGVAAAVTAAVALDPAGRAGEWTDEEVYVALPGPGRDAWVSIDRASGRVEAETTWRGWISYVNDLHKGRNTGDAWFWFIDAFAIACIVFTLTGLLLLQLHARHRPSTWPLVATSLILPLLLAVFLIH from the coding sequence ATGGTGCAGGACGCGCGGCAAGTGCGCGTGCAGCGCACTGCGCGGTCCGCCGCGCCGCCGGCAGCGCCGCGTGCCAGGCGGCGGGTGCGCGCGACGTTCCTGAAGCAGGTGCATCTGTGGCATTGGGTTAGCGCGGCGCTGTCACTCGCCGGGATGCTGCTGTTCGCGATCACCGGCATCACGCTCAACCACGCCGCCTCGATCGGCGCCGAGCCGAAGGTGACGCGCGCCGAGGCGGTGCTGCCGCCCACGGCAATCGCGGCGCTGCGCGGGGCTCGGCCGGCGGGCGCGGCGCTGCCCGCGGGGGTCGCCGCGGCGGTGACGGCGGCGGTGGCGCTCGACCCCGCGGGGCGGGCGGGCGAGTGGACCGATGAGGAGGTCTATGTCGCGCTGCCCGGGCCGGGGCGCGACGCGTGGGTGAGCATCGATCGCGCAAGCGGCCGGGTGGAGGCGGAGACGACGTGGCGCGGCTGGATCTCGTACGTCAACGATCTGCACAAGGGCCGCAACACGGGCGATGCCTGGTTCTGGTTCATCGACGCGTTCGCGATCGCCTGCATCGTCTTCACGCTGACCGGGCTGCTGCTGCTCCAGCTTCACGCCCGGCATCGCCCGTCCACCTGGCCGCTCGTGGCGACGAGTCTCATCCTGCCGCTGCTGCTGGCCGTGTTCCTGATCCATTGA
- a CDS encoding DUF2271 domain-containing protein: protein MRPAHLLAAGAIAAPIIAAPTVAAAQTVSVTIPRLNVAEYHRPYVAGWLEPAAGGAARTVFVWYDIKKRGAEPGTKWLADLRSWWRKGGRGLALPADGVSGATRAPGTYQVPLPRNLPAGQYVLNVEAARETGGRELVRVPITLPGRGGSATGSTELAAVTVR from the coding sequence ATGCGCCCTGCCCATCTGCTTGCCGCCGGCGCGATCGCCGCGCCGATCATCGCCGCCCCCACGGTCGCCGCGGCGCAGACGGTGAGCGTTACGATCCCGCGGCTCAACGTCGCCGAATATCACCGCCCGTATGTCGCCGGGTGGCTTGAGCCCGCGGCGGGCGGCGCGGCACGCACCGTGTTCGTCTGGTACGACATCAAGAAGCGCGGCGCGGAGCCCGGCACCAAGTGGCTCGCCGATCTGCGCAGCTGGTGGCGCAAGGGCGGACGCGGGCTGGCGCTGCCCGCCGACGGGGTGAGCGGTGCGACGCGCGCGCCGGGCACGTATCAGGTGCCGCTGCCGCGCAACCTGCCCGCGGGGCAATATGTGCTCAACGTCGAGGCGGCGCGCGAGACGGGCGGGCGCGAACTGGTGCGCGTGCCGATCACGCTGCCCGGCCGCGGCGGCAGCGCGACGGGCAGCACAGAACTCGCCGCCGTCACGGTTCGCTGA
- a CDS encoding DUF4198 domain-containing protein, with protein sequence MRLSTLLLAAGGAITLAAPALAHRQWLLPSTTTLADTNQYVTVDAAVSNDLFYPDHVAMRPEQIKVWTPDGAPAAIENAATGRHRTTFDVKVDKPGTWKIGTEMANVMGSFTLNGETWRVGGRRGPMGGPGAAGTPAGAPGAARPAPKFVATAAEIPAGADDVKLTEVLSRNVVFVTAGAPSEGVFKPTGKGLEMQPVTHPSALVADEEGQFRFLVDGKPAAGIKVTVVPGSKKFRTAEDAQELTTGADGLLRVKWPVAGMYWLSASASDAKASVPRATERRMSYTTTLEVPAP encoded by the coding sequence ATGCGCCTCTCCACCCTGCTGCTTGCCGCCGGCGGCGCGATCACGCTCGCCGCGCCGGCGCTGGCGCACCGCCAGTGGCTGCTGCCGTCGACGACGACGCTCGCCGACACCAATCAATATGTCACGGTCGACGCGGCGGTATCGAACGATTTGTTCTATCCCGATCACGTCGCAATGCGGCCCGAGCAGATCAAGGTGTGGACCCCCGATGGCGCGCCCGCGGCGATCGAGAATGCCGCCACCGGGCGGCACCGCACGACGTTCGACGTCAAGGTCGACAAGCCGGGCACGTGGAAGATCGGCACCGAAATGGCGAACGTGATGGGCAGCTTCACGCTCAACGGCGAGACGTGGCGCGTCGGCGGGCGGCGCGGGCCGATGGGCGGGCCGGGTGCGGCGGGAACGCCGGCGGGTGCTCCAGGTGCCGCGCGGCCGGCGCCCAAGTTCGTGGCGACGGCGGCCGAGATCCCAGCCGGCGCGGACGACGTCAAGCTGACCGAGGTTCTGAGCCGCAACGTCGTGTTCGTGACGGCGGGTGCGCCGAGCGAGGGCGTGTTCAAGCCGACGGGCAAGGGGCTGGAGATGCAGCCGGTGACGCATCCCAGCGCGCTGGTGGCGGACGAGGAGGGGCAGTTTCGCTTCCTCGTTGACGGCAAGCCCGCCGCCGGCATCAAGGTGACGGTGGTGCCCGGATCGAAGAAGTTCCGCACGGCCGAGGACGCGCAGGAGCTGACGACGGGCGCCGACGGGCTGCTGCGCGTCAAGTGGCCGGTCGCCGGCATGTACTGGCTAAGCGCCAGCGCAAGTGACGCGAAGGCGAGTGTGCCGCGCGCGACCGAGCGTCGGATGAGCTATACCACGACGCTGGAAGTGCCCGCGCCCTGA
- a CDS encoding FAD:protein FMN transferase, which yields MTPRLAVPRTLDPLALAGWDAGARLATLGGATMGTTWAIRLAAPPGDDLTDLRREVEALLARLVAQMSHWEPASLLSRYNRAPADSWTALPPEFATVMAAALDVAARSDGAFDPAIGGLVDLWGYGALPAAGVPDAAAIDAARVAGGWRRLRFDRAARRLYQPGGVRLDLSGIAKGYAVDAVAALLAARGVRHCLVEIGGEFVGRGMRPDGDPWWVELETPGDVAAPIRVALHQLAVATSGDYVRGHHTIDPRTGHPVDHALVVSVLHASAMVADAWATALGVLGGTAMIERVTGEGLAVRALLRKGDGVSEWISPALAEMLTD from the coding sequence ATGACGCCGCGGCTTGCGGTGCCGCGGACGCTCGATCCCCTGGCGCTGGCGGGGTGGGACGCGGGGGCGAGGCTCGCGACGCTCGGCGGCGCGACGATGGGCACGACATGGGCGATCCGCCTCGCCGCGCCGCCGGGCGACGACCTCACCGACTTGCGGCGTGAGGTCGAGGCGCTGCTGGCGCGGCTGGTGGCGCAGATGAGCCACTGGGAGCCAGCGTCGCTGTTGTCGCGGTACAACCGCGCGCCCGCCGACAGCTGGACCGCGCTGCCGCCCGAATTCGCCACGGTGATGGCGGCCGCGCTCGACGTGGCGGCGCGATCGGATGGGGCGTTCGATCCGGCGATCGGGGGGCTCGTCGACCTGTGGGGCTATGGCGCGTTGCCGGCGGCGGGCGTGCCGGATGCGGCGGCGATCGACGCGGCGCGAGTTGCCGGCGGGTGGCGGCGGCTACGCTTCGACCGCGCCGCGCGGCGGCTGTACCAGCCCGGCGGCGTGCGGCTCGACCTGTCGGGCATCGCCAAGGGCTATGCCGTCGACGCGGTTGCGGCGCTGCTCGCGGCGCGCGGCGTGCGCCATTGCCTGGTCGAGATCGGCGGCGAGTTCGTCGGGCGCGGGATGCGGCCCGATGGCGATCCGTGGTGGGTCGAGCTCGAGACGCCGGGCGACGTCGCGGCGCCGATCCGCGTCGCGCTGCACCAACTCGCGGTCGCGACCTCAGGCGATTACGTGCGCGGGCACCACACGATCGATCCGCGGACGGGCCATCCGGTCGATCACGCGCTCGTCGTCAGCGTGCTCCACGCCAGTGCGATGGTCGCCGACGCCTGGGCGACCGCGCTCGGCGTTCTGGGTGGGACGGCAATGATCGAGCGGGTGACGGGCGAAGGGTTGGCGGTACGCGCGCTGCTGCGAAAGGGTGACGGCGTGAGTGAGTGGATCAGCCCCGCGCTTGCGGAGATGCTGACGGACTGA